Proteins from a single region of Flavobacterium sp.:
- a CDS encoding response regulator transcription factor — translation MNTKLKCLLLDDELPGLTYLKMLCEQIPELEIVKTFNNPQKLLSDIPDLEFDLLISDIEMPGMDGLHLAEMLDNKLVIFCTAYKDYAADAFNIDAVDYITKPVKLERLQKAVSKAFERFDKPASSKKFIQLNTDKGKTLLYFNQIQYIKTALSDSRDKTVLLADGSFLNLKNVKFETLLNELPEADFCRINKKEIIAVKAIKFFNHNEIVLHHVEENNKNTTLILSETYRSDFLKKVKL, via the coding sequence TTGAATACAAAACTGAAATGCTTGCTACTGGACGATGAGCTTCCGGGATTAACTTATTTGAAAATGCTCTGCGAACAAATTCCGGAATTGGAAATCGTAAAGACATTTAATAATCCGCAGAAACTTTTATCTGATATTCCTGATCTCGAATTCGATCTCTTAATTTCTGATATCGAAATGCCGGGAATGGACGGCTTGCATCTAGCCGAAATGCTGGATAATAAACTCGTAATTTTTTGCACAGCTTATAAAGATTATGCAGCAGATGCTTTTAATATTGATGCTGTAGATTATATCACAAAACCGGTAAAATTAGAACGTTTGCAAAAAGCAGTTTCAAAAGCTTTTGAACGTTTTGACAAACCTGCCTCTTCTAAAAAATTTATTCAGCTAAATACGGATAAAGGAAAAACATTATTGTATTTCAATCAGATTCAATATATAAAAACAGCACTAAGCGATAGCCGCGACAAAACCGTTTTGCTTGCTGATGGAAGTTTCCTGAATTTGAAAAATGTAAAATTCGAAACCCTTTTGAATGAGTTGCCCGAAGCTGATTTCTGCCGAATCAATAAAAAAGAAATCATTGCCGTTAAAGCGATAAAATTCTTTAATCATAACGAAATTGTGCTGCATCACGTTGAAGAAAACAATAAAAATACGACCTTAATTTTAAGTGAAACCTATCGTTCTGATTTTTTGAAAAAGGTAAAATTATAA
- a CDS encoding DUF3098 domain-containing protein codes for MKNNNNKQEQAPKQEFLFDGINYKILLIGIAVITLGFILMSGGGSDNPNVFNEDVFSFRRIRLAPTTVLIGFGITIYSIFKKSK; via the coding sequence ATGAAAAACAATAATAATAAACAAGAACAAGCTCCAAAACAGGAATTCCTTTTTGACGGAATCAATTATAAAATCTTATTAATTGGTATTGCCGTTATTACATTAGGATTTATTTTAATGTCTGGCGGAGGAAGTGACAATCCTAACGTTTTTAATGAAGATGTTTTTAGTTTTAGACGTATTCGTTTAGCTCCAACAACTGTTTTAATTGGTTTTGGAATCACGATTTATTCTATTTTCAAAAAATCCAAATAG
- a CDS encoding cation:proton antiporter: MNNIKNSVFYVTIIGGFTALIYWVISKGAALEVGRNIVKKKIESNHWNDFLHSMVENLQHPLAILLAQIVTIILVARLFGWFFRKIGQPSVIGEMIAGIVLGPSLVGMYFPEFSAALFPKESLGNLQFLSQIGLILFMFVIGMELDLKVLKNKAHDAVVISHASIVIPFALGLTLAYFIYHTFAPIGVEFSSFGLFMGIAMSITAFPVLARIVQERGMQKTKLGTIAITCAAADDITAWCILAVVIAIVKAGSFTSALYVIGLAILYVIVMLKIVRPFLKRVGDLNATRESLNKPVVAIFFLTLLFSAYAAELIGIHALFGAFLAGAIMPENNKFRNIFIEKVEDVAIIVLLPLFFVFTGLRTQIGLLSDPALWKVTGLIIAVAVAGKFFGSALAAKFVGQNWKDSLAIGALMNTRGLMELVVLNIGYDLGVLSTEIFTMMVIMALVTTFMTGPALDLIGFIFKDKITAIPQEIGNKSKYKILLSFGTPERGKKLLKIANSLVKKQPDNSIVTAMHLSLSTEIHSFDVKDHERKMLVPVIEESNRLNQNMVSLFKVSNDIDTDIIDSANQGEYDLLLVGLGQSIFDGTLLGKILGFTTRIVNPDRLIDKFTGKEGLFENNPFDERTRHIIAKTKMPVGIFIDKDLEEVNQVFMPVFSKEDAFLIDYAKKLINNNGSQITVLDASGEVKNTREIQETIRSIEQIAPNHIMIMHDRTIKKEFLDGQNLMIISLDSWKKLIESQSTWLNNTPSVLILKP; the protein is encoded by the coding sequence ATGAATAACATTAAAAACTCTGTATTTTACGTTACAATTATTGGTGGTTTTACAGCCCTGATATATTGGGTAATCTCAAAAGGCGCTGCTCTTGAAGTAGGCCGTAATATTGTCAAGAAAAAAATCGAAAGCAACCATTGGAATGATTTCCTGCATTCGATGGTTGAAAATTTACAGCATCCTCTTGCTATTTTATTAGCACAAATCGTAACCATCATTCTTGTAGCTCGTTTATTTGGATGGTTTTTTAGAAAAATAGGACAGCCGTCTGTAATTGGAGAAATGATTGCCGGTATTGTTCTCGGGCCATCTTTGGTAGGAATGTATTTTCCTGAATTTTCTGCCGCTTTATTTCCAAAAGAATCATTAGGAAACTTACAATTTTTAAGTCAGATAGGTTTAATCCTTTTCATGTTTGTTATTGGTATGGAACTGGATTTAAAAGTGCTTAAAAATAAAGCCCATGATGCAGTTGTTATTAGTCATGCCAGTATTGTAATTCCGTTTGCTTTAGGGCTTACATTGGCTTATTTTATATACCACACTTTTGCTCCAATTGGAGTTGAATTCTCTTCTTTCGGATTATTTATGGGAATTGCCATGAGTATAACGGCTTTTCCGGTTTTGGCCAGAATAGTTCAGGAAAGAGGTATGCAGAAAACCAAACTCGGGACAATTGCAATTACCTGCGCTGCCGCAGATGATATTACTGCCTGGTGTATTCTTGCTGTTGTAATTGCTATTGTAAAAGCAGGTTCGTTTACGAGTGCTTTATACGTTATTGGTTTAGCGATTTTATACGTAATTGTTATGTTGAAAATCGTTCGTCCCTTTTTGAAACGTGTTGGAGATTTGAACGCCACAAGAGAAAGTTTGAATAAACCCGTAGTAGCCATTTTCTTTTTAACGCTTTTATTCTCGGCTTATGCTGCTGAATTGATTGGAATTCATGCTTTGTTTGGAGCTTTCCTTGCCGGAGCCATTATGCCGGAAAACAATAAATTCAGAAATATATTTATTGAAAAAGTCGAAGATGTTGCGATAATTGTATTGTTGCCTTTATTTTTTGTTTTCACAGGTTTACGTACACAAATTGGGTTATTAAGTGATCCGGCTTTATGGAAAGTAACAGGATTAATTATTGCCGTAGCCGTAGCCGGAAAATTCTTTGGAAGTGCTCTTGCTGCTAAGTTTGTGGGGCAAAACTGGAAAGACAGTTTGGCTATTGGAGCTTTAATGAATACAAGAGGTTTAATGGAACTTGTGGTTTTAAATATCGGATACGATCTTGGGGTTTTATCTACAGAAATTTTTACCATGATGGTTATTATGGCTTTAGTAACTACTTTTATGACGGGACCGGCTTTAGACTTAATCGGATTTATTTTTAAAGATAAAATCACAGCTATTCCGCAAGAAATTGGAAACAAAAGCAAATACAAAATACTCCTTTCATTTGGAACTCCTGAAAGAGGGAAAAAGCTTTTGAAAATTGCAAACAGTCTGGTTAAAAAACAACCCGATAATTCGATTGTAACTGCAATGCATTTGTCACTAAGTACAGAAATACATTCTTTTGATGTAAAAGATCACGAACGTAAAATGCTGGTTCCGGTTATAGAAGAATCGAATCGTTTAAATCAAAATATGGTTAGTTTATTTAAAGTGTCTAATGATATTGATACTGATATTATTGACTCGGCTAATCAGGGAGAATACGATTTATTGCTGGTTGGTTTAGGACAGTCGATTTTTGACGGAACTCTTCTTGGAAAAATCCTGGGTTTCACAACCCGAATTGTAAATCCCGATCGTTTAATCGATAAATTCACAGGAAAAGAAGGTTTGTTTGAAAATAACCCTTTTGATGAAAGAACCAGACATATTATTGCAAAAACCAAAATGCCGGTTGGTATTTTTATCGATAAAGATTTAGAAGAAGTAAATCAGGTTTTTATGCCTGTTTTTAGTAAAGAAGATGCTTTTTTAATTGATTATGCTAAAAAATTAATCAATAATAACGGTTCTCAAATTACAGTTCTGGATGCCAGCGGTGAAGTTAAAAACACTCGTGAAATTCAGGAAACAATTAGATCTATAGAGCAGATTGCTCCAAATCATATTATGATTATGCACGACAGAACAATTAAAAAAGAATTTTTAGATGGTCAGAACTTAATGATTATAAGTTTAGACAGCTGGAAAAAACTAATTGAATCTCAAAGTACCTGGCTGAATAATACACCTTCAGTTTTGATTTTGAAGCCATAA
- a CDS encoding thioredoxin family protein codes for MKSIVAKALFNSHSYAEYRKLVTDLLSEGKSTGSQQSESLTNYTKLNEARMNRLEKTITISEDVISKLQHLDNHYIWLVISEGWCGDAAQILPILDKMAHASNKKIDLRIVFRDENDELMNQYLTNGGRAIPKVIVICKEAGIVRTDWGPRPKGATELMIKHKREVGAIDEKIKTDLQLWYLADKGVSVQQELMEIMENIKYNRL; via the coding sequence ATGAAAAGTATTGTAGCCAAAGCGTTATTCAATAGCCATTCGTATGCTGAATACCGAAAATTAGTTACTGATTTGTTATCCGAAGGAAAATCTACCGGCAGTCAACAATCAGAAAGTCTCACCAATTATACAAAACTAAATGAAGCCAGAATGAATCGTTTAGAAAAAACGATTACAATTTCTGAAGATGTTATTTCAAAACTCCAGCATTTAGATAATCATTATATCTGGCTGGTAATTTCAGAAGGCTGGTGCGGCGATGCGGCACAGATTCTTCCTATTTTAGATAAAATGGCTCATGCCTCTAATAAAAAGATTGATTTGAGAATTGTTTTTCGTGATGAAAACGACGAACTAATGAATCAATACTTAACAAATGGCGGAAGAGCTATTCCTAAAGTGATTGTGATTTGTAAAGAAGCCGGAATCGTTAGAACAGACTGGGGACCAAGACCAAAAGGTGCAACAGAATTAATGATAAAACATAAAAGAGAGGTTGGCGCTATCGATGAGAAGATAAAAACCGATTTACAATTGTGGTATCTGGCTGATAAAGGTGTTTCTGTTCAGCAGGAATTGATGGAAATTATGGAAAATATCAAATATAACCGACTTTAA
- a CDS encoding undecaprenyl-diphosphate phosphatase codes for MNTLQAIVLAIIEGITEFLPVSSTGHMIIASSFFGIAHEDFTKLFTIVIQLGAILSVVVLYFKRFFQTLDFYFKLFVAFVPAVVLGLLLSDFIDGLLENPVTVAISLLIGGIILLKVDEWFNNPNASETTQEITYLQAVKIGLFQCIAMIPGVSRSGASIVGGMSQKLSRTTAAEFSFFLAVPTMLGATVKKCYDYYKDGFELSHDQINILIIGNIVAFIVALLAIKTFIEFLTKNGFKVFGYYRIIAGIILLLIHFFIHPLTII; via the coding sequence ATGAATACATTACAAGCTATCGTTCTTGCCATTATTGAAGGAATTACAGAATTCTTACCTGTTTCTTCAACCGGACACATGATTATTGCCTCTTCTTTTTTTGGAATCGCACACGAAGATTTTACTAAACTTTTCACTATTGTTATTCAGCTTGGTGCTATACTTTCAGTTGTTGTTTTATATTTTAAACGTTTTTTTCAAACACTGGATTTTTACTTTAAACTTTTTGTAGCCTTTGTACCTGCAGTTGTTTTAGGTTTATTATTAAGCGACTTTATTGATGGTTTATTAGAAAATCCGGTTACAGTTGCGATTTCTCTTTTAATTGGAGGAATAATTTTATTGAAAGTTGACGAATGGTTTAATAATCCAAATGCTTCTGAAACAACGCAGGAAATTACATATCTGCAAGCCGTAAAAATTGGATTATTTCAGTGTATTGCTATGATTCCGGGAGTTTCGCGAAGCGGCGCAAGCATCGTAGGCGGAATGTCTCAAAAATTATCAAGAACAACTGCGGCTGAGTTTTCATTTTTTCTTGCAGTTCCAACAATGTTAGGCGCAACGGTAAAAAAATGTTACGATTATTATAAAGATGGATTTGAATTGTCTCACGATCAAATCAATATTTTAATTATTGGAAACATTGTAGCATTTATTGTAGCGCTTTTAGCCATTAAAACATTCATAGAATTTTTAACTAAAAACGGCTTTAAAGTTTTTGGTTATTACCGAATTATTGCCGGAATCATTTTATTATTGATTCACTTTTTCATTCACCCGCTTACCATTATATAA
- a CDS encoding histidine kinase — MQENNTTTFIFLAILLLLIVIICFMIYQLMQAKKSKEDAEKSFYALEAKVNDLQLENLESKLNPHLFKNILNSIQSHAYQTYFALDKLANVLDYILYESKKKFVTAKEEINFALNLIEINKIKVSPLFELKIKTNINEDDKLYEQPLLAPLISIDLIENAFKHADLQSADAFISVVFEFKDNAFFMTVSNKISDKKVLKKERSGFGHATLEHRLRIIYKNNFKLDKFVENDVYIAHLKIDLLEYKTEMLATGR; from the coding sequence ATGCAGGAAAACAATACCACAACTTTTATATTTCTAGCGATTCTTTTACTATTGATTGTCATAATTTGTTTTATGATTTATCAATTAATGCAGGCCAAAAAGTCAAAAGAAGATGCTGAAAAAAGTTTTTATGCGCTTGAGGCAAAAGTGAATGATTTACAGTTAGAAAATTTAGAGTCAAAACTGAACCCGCATTTGTTTAAGAATATTTTAAATTCGATTCAGTCGCATGCTTACCAGACTTATTTTGCATTAGATAAACTGGCCAATGTTCTGGATTATATTTTATACGAAAGCAAAAAGAAATTTGTCACGGCAAAAGAAGAAATCAATTTTGCACTCAATTTAATCGAAATAAATAAAATCAAGGTTAGTCCGCTTTTTGAACTCAAGATAAAGACTAATATCAATGAAGATGACAAACTGTACGAACAGCCTTTGCTTGCGCCGCTGATTTCTATAGATCTAATCGAAAATGCTTTTAAACATGCTGATCTGCAAAGTGCCGATGCTTTTATTTCGGTAGTTTTTGAGTTTAAGGACAATGCTTTTTTTATGACGGTTTCTAATAAAATCTCAGATAAAAAAGTGCTGAAAAAAGAACGAAGCGGTTTTGGACATGCTACTCTTGAACACCGATTACGCATTATTTACAAGAATAATTTTAAACTCGATAAATTTGTAGAAAACGATGTTTATATTGCTCATTTAAAAATAGATTTACTTGAATACAAAACTGAAATGCTTGCTACTGGACGATGA
- the frr gene encoding ribosome recycling factor has protein sequence MTEEIDFILESTEESMNGSIAHLEKEFLNIRAGKASPAMLGGVFVDYYGSATPLSQVSKISVPDARTITLQPFEKNMLQAIEKAILIANIGFNPMNNGDVIIISVPPLTEERRRDLAKQAKSEAEDAKIGVRNVRKDANTDIKKLEKEGTSEDICKSAEEEVQNLTNTYIKKIDELLAAKEAEIMKV, from the coding sequence ATGACTGAAGAAATCGATTTTATATTAGAAAGTACTGAAGAATCTATGAATGGTTCTATCGCACACTTAGAGAAAGAATTTCTAAACATTCGTGCAGGAAAAGCTTCTCCGGCAATGCTTGGAGGTGTTTTTGTTGATTATTACGGATCTGCAACTCCACTTTCTCAAGTGTCAAAAATCAGTGTTCCTGATGCAAGAACTATTACTTTGCAGCCTTTCGAAAAAAACATGTTACAAGCCATTGAAAAAGCAATTTTGATTGCGAACATTGGTTTTAACCCAATGAATAACGGAGACGTTATCATCATCAGCGTACCACCTTTAACAGAAGAGCGTCGTCGTGATTTGGCTAAACAGGCAAAATCTGAAGCTGAAGATGCTAAAATTGGGGTTCGTAACGTTCGTAAAGATGCAAATACTGATATTAAAAAATTAGAAAAAGAAGGAACTTCAGAAGATATCTGCAAATCTGCAGAAGAAGAAGTTCAAAACTTAACAAACACTTATATCAAAAAAATCGATGAATTACTGGCTGCAAAAGAAGCTGAAATCATGAAGGTATAA
- a CDS encoding DUF5686 family protein — protein sequence MRLFCLLTLFFTLSIQAQFQISGIVTDSNNKPLPFATITTSDNSNTITDVDGKFIFKTLTKSGNFTVSYIGFQTKIIALAENKKFYSISLSQKTDDLKEVIVSNENPALTIIRKVIANKNNNNPQKKLSSFEYKTYNKLIVTANPDSINGRIDSSAVYKDFNKKKINIDSSDYKFKEIISKQHLFQTEKVSQYQFGNNKLKETVLGTKIAGFKNPIYEVIAFNLQSISIYDNKYELFETKYENPISNTAPATYNYKLLDTVNIKGRETFMIYFKNKQKRKTSGLEGVLYIDSQNFAIAKAVMRIKGVLDISGIHEFDYVPNEKMWFQSNTTFKIVKGKNDDDIKILGGTIQFDGDVEDNNEPRKKAASDFTYLLSESNNFDIHYNTETPVKNPSLYIEIKDDASQKPEDFWNQYRKEALDQKSQITYQLLDSISVSNRIEKRLGLGRKIINGYLPLGPVDLDLKKIISYNNYEGFRLGLGGITNDKFSKNFRIEGYTAYGTKDGVVKYNLGAGVLLDRYTNTWLNGSYTDDIREIASTVFAVDKRVFKIYDPRPINISTFYHYTGWKANLQTKIIPKTEAVVELARTYVEPKFDYLFNYNGQLYSSYIMTTAMVSIVWAPFSNFMQTPTGRTESEKRFPRFTFQYTQSLPNVLDNDFNFGKIDFKTEYEKQYLNGQKTSLLLQGGYAMGDVPLTHLYNTMPNNLTKETIIQRITFAGRNSFETMFFNEFFSNEYVFFQVKHGFTRIKIIKKVNPTVVLVTRMAWGNMEKPEQHVGPAYKTLDKGFFESGVELNKIYKGFGLGGFYRYGPNQLMKFEDNIAVKISYVLDLGL from the coding sequence ATGAGGCTATTTTGTTTATTGACTTTATTTTTTACGCTTAGTATTCAGGCGCAATTTCAAATAAGCGGAATTGTAACGGATTCAAACAACAAGCCACTTCCTTTTGCTACAATTACAACTTCTGACAATAGCAATACAATTACGGATGTTGACGGGAAATTTATTTTTAAAACGCTTACAAAATCAGGAAATTTTACGGTTTCGTACATTGGTTTTCAAACCAAAATTATTGCTTTAGCAGAAAATAAAAAGTTTTACTCCATTTCATTATCTCAAAAAACAGACGATTTAAAAGAAGTTATTGTTTCTAATGAAAATCCGGCTTTAACTATTATCAGAAAAGTTATTGCGAATAAAAACAATAATAATCCACAGAAAAAATTAAGCAGTTTCGAATACAAAACATATAATAAACTAATTGTTACCGCAAATCCGGACTCAATTAACGGAAGAATCGATTCATCGGCAGTTTACAAGGATTTTAATAAAAAGAAAATCAACATTGACTCTTCTGATTATAAATTCAAAGAAATTATCAGCAAGCAGCATTTATTTCAAACTGAGAAAGTTTCACAATATCAATTTGGAAATAACAAGCTCAAAGAAACTGTTTTGGGTACAAAAATAGCCGGTTTCAAAAATCCTATTTACGAAGTTATTGCTTTCAATCTGCAGTCAATTTCTATTTATGACAATAAATATGAGCTTTTTGAAACCAAATACGAAAACCCAATTTCGAATACTGCTCCGGCAACTTACAACTACAAATTATTAGATACGGTAAATATAAAAGGACGTGAAACCTTTATGATTTACTTTAAAAACAAGCAGAAAAGAAAAACTTCCGGTCTTGAAGGTGTTTTGTATATCGACTCGCAAAATTTTGCAATTGCTAAAGCTGTAATGCGCATAAAAGGCGTTTTGGATATCAGCGGAATTCACGAATTTGATTATGTCCCTAATGAAAAAATGTGGTTTCAAAGCAATACCACTTTTAAAATTGTAAAAGGGAAAAATGATGACGATATTAAAATTTTGGGTGGAACAATTCAGTTTGACGGAGATGTTGAAGACAATAATGAACCCAGAAAAAAAGCCGCTTCTGATTTTACCTATCTGCTTTCTGAGAGTAATAATTTCGACATTCATTACAACACCGAAACGCCTGTAAAAAATCCGTCTCTTTATATTGAAATTAAAGATGATGCCAGCCAAAAACCCGAAGATTTCTGGAACCAATACCGAAAGGAAGCTCTGGATCAAAAAAGCCAGATAACGTATCAATTATTAGACAGTATATCTGTTAGTAACCGAATTGAAAAACGTTTGGGACTTGGGAGAAAAATCATAAATGGTTATCTTCCTCTTGGCCCGGTAGATTTAGATTTGAAGAAAATAATCAGCTATAATAACTACGAAGGGTTCCGTTTGGGACTTGGCGGTATTACAAATGACAAGTTTTCTAAAAATTTCAGAATTGAAGGTTATACTGCTTATGGCACAAAAGATGGTGTTGTAAAGTATAATTTAGGAGCTGGAGTTTTACTGGATAGATACACAAATACCTGGTTAAACGGATCTTATACCGATGATATCCGCGAGATTGCAAGTACTGTATTTGCGGTTGACAAAAGGGTTTTTAAAATTTACGATCCGAGGCCTATTAACATTAGTACTTTTTATCATTATACAGGCTGGAAAGCTAACCTCCAAACTAAAATTATCCCGAAGACTGAGGCTGTTGTTGAATTGGCCAGAACGTATGTTGAGCCAAAATTCGATTATCTTTTTAATTACAACGGACAATTGTACTCAAGTTATATTATGACAACTGCCATGGTTTCGATTGTTTGGGCGCCTTTTAGTAATTTTATGCAGACCCCGACCGGAAGAACGGAGTCTGAAAAAAGATTTCCGAGATTTACGTTTCAATATACACAATCACTGCCAAACGTTTTAGATAATGATTTTAATTTTGGTAAAATAGATTTCAAAACCGAATATGAAAAGCAATATCTAAACGGTCAAAAAACAAGTTTGCTTTTGCAGGGAGGTTATGCCATGGGCGATGTTCCGCTTACGCATTTATACAATACAATGCCTAACAACCTTACCAAAGAAACGATTATTCAGCGTATTACTTTTGCCGGAAGAAACAGTTTTGAGACCATGTTTTTTAATGAGTTTTTCTCTAATGAATATGTTTTCTTTCAGGTAAAACATGGTTTTACACGAATCAAAATCATTAAAAAAGTAAATCCTACTGTTGTTTTAGTAACCAGAATGGCCTGGGGAAATATGGAAAAACCTGAACAGCATGTTGGTCCGGCTTATAAAACACTTGACAAAGGTTTTTTTGAATCGGGTGTTGAATTAAATAAAATCTACAAAGGTTTTGGTCTTGGCGGATTCTATCGTTATGGTCCAAATCAGTTAATGAAGTTTGAAGACAATATTGCCGTTAAGATTTCTTATGTCCTTGATTTGGGGCTTTAG
- the truB gene encoding tRNA pseudouridine(55) synthase TruB, which translates to MTPEEYLNGQVLLIDKPLKWSSFQAVNKLKYLLINKVGLPKKFKIGHAGTLDPLATGLLLICTGKFTKKIAELQGQAKEYTGTFYIGATTPSYDLETEIDQTFPTEHIDETLIHETVKQFLGEIDQKPPIFSAIKKDGVRLYEHARAGESIEIESRKTTIHEFEITRIALPEIDFRVVCSKGTYIRSLAYDFGKAMNSGSHLTVLRRTKIGDYDVKNAIDITLFEESLSS; encoded by the coding sequence ATGACACCTGAAGAATATTTAAACGGACAAGTTTTATTGATTGACAAACCTTTAAAATGGAGTTCGTTTCAAGCTGTCAATAAATTAAAATACCTTTTGATTAATAAAGTTGGACTTCCAAAAAAGTTCAAAATTGGTCACGCCGGAACTTTAGATCCTTTGGCAACTGGGCTTTTATTAATCTGTACCGGAAAATTCACTAAAAAAATTGCTGAACTCCAGGGTCAGGCAAAAGAATATACAGGAACTTTTTACATTGGAGCCACTACTCCATCGTATGATTTAGAAACCGAAATCGATCAGACTTTTCCAACAGAACATATCGATGAAACTTTGATTCACGAAACTGTGAAACAATTCTTAGGCGAAATTGATCAGAAACCGCCAATTTTTTCAGCTATCAAAAAAGATGGTGTTCGTTTGTACGAGCATGCACGCGCCGGCGAATCGATAGAAATTGAAAGCAGAAAAACTACCATTCACGAATTTGAAATTACAAGAATTGCACTGCCCGAAATTGATTTTAGAGTAGTTTGCAGTAAGGGAACTTATATTCGTTCTTTAGCTTATGATTTTGGAAAAGCCATGAACTCTGGTTCGCATTTAACCGTTTTACGCCGAACTAAAATTGGTGATTATGATGTAAAAAATGCGATTGATATTACTTTGTTTGAAGAAAGTCTTTCTTCTTAA
- a CDS encoding multidrug efflux SMR transporter: MNWILLIIAGLFEVGFASCLGKAKETTGIVSTYWMVGFFVCLSISMILLYKATQTLPIGTAYAVWTGIGAVGTVLVGIFIFKEPAAFWRIFFLTTLIASIIGLKFVSSH, from the coding sequence ATGAATTGGATTTTATTGATTATTGCAGGACTTTTTGAAGTTGGATTTGCGTCATGTCTTGGAAAAGCAAAAGAAACGACCGGAATTGTATCGACTTACTGGATGGTTGGTTTTTTTGTATGCCTCTCAATCAGTATGATTTTATTGTATAAAGCAACGCAGACTTTACCAATTGGAACGGCTTATGCGGTATGGACAGGAATTGGTGCAGTAGGAACTGTTTTAGTTGGAATTTTTATTTTTAAAGAACCAGCAGCTTTTTGGAGAATATTTTTCCTTACCACTTTGATTGCATCAATTATTGGTTTGAAATTCGTTTCAAGTCATTAA
- the pyrH gene encoding UMP kinase, which produces MKYKRILLKLSGEALMGDLQYGIDPKRLGEYADEIKQIHDKGVEIAIVIGGGNIFRGVAGASAGMDRVQGDYMGMLATVINGMALQGALEDKGMKTRLQTALKMESIAEPYIKRRADRHLEKGRIVIFGAGTGNPYFTTDTAAVLRGIEINADVILKGTRVDGVYDSDPEKNASAVKFDFISFDDVIKKGLNVMDTTAFTLSQENKLPIVVFDMNKIGNLLKICEGENIGTVVNI; this is translated from the coding sequence ATGAAATATAAAAGAATTCTTCTAAAACTTAGCGGCGAGGCCTTAATGGGTGATTTACAATATGGAATTGACCCAAAAAGATTAGGCGAATACGCAGATGAAATTAAGCAGATTCATGACAAAGGAGTAGAAATCGCAATTGTTATTGGAGGAGGAAATATTTTTAGAGGCGTTGCCGGTGCAAGTGCAGGAATGGACAGAGTTCAGGGTGATTACATGGGAATGCTTGCTACTGTTATTAACGGAATGGCTTTACAGGGTGCTCTTGAAGATAAAGGAATGAAAACACGTTTGCAGACGGCGCTAAAAATGGAATCTATTGCAGAACCATACATTAAAAGAAGAGCTGACCGCCACTTAGAAAAAGGAAGAATTGTAATTTTTGGAGCCGGAACAGGAAATCCTTATTTTACTACTGATACTGCAGCTGTTTTAAGAGGTATTGAAATCAATGCCGATGTAATCTTAAAAGGAACAAGAGTTGATGGAGTTTACGATTCAGATCCTGAAAAAAATGCTTCGGCTGTAAAATTTGATTTTATTTCTTTTGATGATGTAATCAAAAAAGGATTAAACGTAATGGACACAACTGCTTTTACTTTAAGCCAGGAAAACAAACTGCCAATTGTTGTTTTTGATATGAACAAAATTGGAAACCTTTTGAAAATCTGCGAAGGCGAAAATATAGGAACTGTAGTAAATATTTAG